One Candidatus Vicinibacter affinis DNA window includes the following coding sequences:
- a CDS encoding T9SS type A sorting domain-containing protein, which produces MPGISRAQDTLICDNGGFEDGFDYYFGEVTSFQTGSDNCTPSFGGQPATWVSSSLPGFHRFSIVSSGTDSLVGIPMTKFGNKALRLNHPYGHNDDCTTDFDVNKIVKRFKVTQTNREFTIWFAIVFENPGASHQNSQPYFNIHCDLAAGSDLCFDANLLSCEQNFSDNCSFDPIDVLNWSCHRISIPEDKIGSIATLEISSSDCGHGCHFGYAYIDGICEECTGSALGSATLYNQPMNNLGQGIDNFSCNGDTLTICGDYTLPYVCGNWILDSFKVFGISTYSYSLDTSTKTFCIDIPSTSLNGNCKDVFAELSFKSVTNYILKATSNKIYVCPENYAKYNITVTTGICQNNGTTNQLSDDYYYVKVILANFTNTNWTMERELNDPYPNETGKYIIKTGSGNGTINLGPLLIQEGSWILRINAGYCTYEYNILPSDYCSGCATLRGAKVFDIGCDNSTNPNTWSFKIFVLDPGQGANFYTIDYTGQTQYYFNQTYTISGLTQSTTCLSIKVTHSNNCQSNLLICPPKPCNSQCNIEAYLLNSYCNEGKTEYYFNLKTSSSSGYICCNAYERSSQTNTCFLLPNGALGPFDEDIELTLLISNSSNCSCSNPSCYKTIYVPFPDCNNLDFRTTFSKSDTDKGAELEVIPNPVHDDFIRIRSKLLKTEFKLFELSGKEILSGQFETENYEINILMPSGIYFVKYSDIFGKEKVTKFIKF; this is translated from the coding sequence ATGCCTGGAATATCTCGCGCCCAAGATACCCTCATCTGTGACAATGGTGGGTTTGAAGATGGGTTTGATTATTATTTTGGAGAAGTAACCAGTTTTCAAACTGGAAGCGACAATTGTACACCTTCTTTTGGGGGTCAACCCGCAACTTGGGTTTCTTCTAGTTTACCCGGTTTCCACAGGTTTAGTATTGTATCCAGCGGAACCGATTCATTGGTCGGTATTCCAATGACAAAATTTGGAAACAAAGCACTCAGGTTAAATCATCCCTATGGTCATAATGACGATTGCACTACAGATTTTGATGTGAATAAAATCGTTAAAAGATTTAAAGTTACACAGACCAATAGGGAATTTACTATTTGGTTTGCTATTGTTTTTGAAAATCCTGGTGCCTCTCATCAAAATTCACAACCCTATTTCAACATTCATTGTGATTTAGCTGCCGGCAGTGATTTGTGTTTTGATGCTAATTTACTTTCTTGCGAGCAGAACTTTAGTGATAATTGTTCTTTTGATCCCATTGATGTTTTAAACTGGTCGTGTCATAGAATTTCGATCCCAGAAGATAAAATTGGAAGCATTGCAACCCTTGAAATCTCTTCTTCAGATTGCGGTCATGGTTGTCATTTCGGATATGCTTACATTGATGGCATTTGCGAGGAATGCACCGGAAGCGCTCTGGGTTCAGCAACTCTCTACAATCAACCAATGAATAACCTTGGACAAGGCATTGATAATTTCAGTTGCAATGGCGATACTTTAACTATTTGTGGTGATTACACTTTACCTTATGTTTGTGGAAACTGGATTTTGGATAGCTTTAAGGTTTTTGGAATTTCTACTTACTCTTATTCTTTAGATACTTCCACAAAGACCTTCTGTATTGATATTCCTTCCACTAGTCTCAATGGAAATTGTAAAGACGTTTTTGCAGAATTAAGCTTTAAGTCCGTAACTAATTATATATTAAAAGCAACCAGCAATAAAATTTATGTATGTCCCGAAAATTATGCTAAGTATAACATAACAGTAACAACAGGTATCTGCCAAAACAATGGAACAACAAATCAACTTTCTGATGATTATTATTATGTAAAAGTTATCCTTGCAAATTTTACAAATACTAACTGGACCATGGAACGAGAGTTAAATGATCCCTATCCAAATGAGACTGGTAAGTATATTATAAAAACAGGATCCGGAAATGGGACAATTAATTTAGGACCTTTACTCATACAAGAAGGCAGTTGGATTCTAAGAATAAATGCCGGCTATTGCACTTATGAATATAATATTCTTCCCTCTGACTACTGTTCTGGTTGTGCAACTTTAAGAGGTGCTAAAGTATTTGATATTGGATGTGATAATTCAACCAATCCAAATACCTGGTCCTTTAAAATATTTGTTTTAGATCCGGGACAGGGTGCCAATTTTTATACGATTGACTACACTGGACAAACACAATATTACTTTAATCAAACTTATACTATTAGTGGTCTAACTCAGTCGACAACCTGCTTATCAATTAAAGTAACCCATTCTAATAATTGCCAATCGAACCTTTTAATTTGCCCACCTAAGCCCTGCAATTCTCAATGTAATATTGAAGCTTATTTGCTGAATAGTTATTGTAATGAAGGTAAAACGGAATATTACTTTAATCTAAAGACATCCTCAAGTAGTGGATATATTTGTTGCAATGCATATGAACGCTCAAGTCAAACAAATACTTGCTTTCTTTTACCCAACGGCGCCTTGGGTCCTTTTGATGAAGACATTGAATTGACATTACTCATCAGCAACTCTTCGAATTGCAGTTGTTCCAATCCAAGTTGCTATAAGACCATCTATGTTCCATTTCCTGATTGCAATAATCTTGACTTCAGGACAACTTTTAGCAAATCAGACACTGACAAAGGTGCTGAATTGGAAGTGATTCCTAATCCAGTTCATGATGATTTCATTCGAATTCGATCCAAATTATTAAAAACTGAATTCAAATTATTTGAGCTTTCGGGAAAGGAGATTTTATCAGGACAATTTGAAACTGAAAATTACGAGATAAACATACTAATGCCTTCAGGCATCTATTTCGTTAAGTATTCTGATATTTTCGGAAAAGAAAAGGTAACCAAGTTTATTAAGTTCTAA
- a CDS encoding gliding motility-associated C-terminal domain-containing protein, translating into MSKFKKNCNLFIKRFYFIILGTLSTTLAFNQSLNCNNIDTSQCYTVKQYRDTKIFVEKKIESEDTIFLYQIPFLADLDKDCIPEIILLDNNYNELLFINSLTGKKKNKIKIPALFPFGSKFALADLNGDGESEIVVLAANSGINPQAYFGRLFCFRLDGTQMWMSDKRVDVYKQFREMPGGAIGIADFNQDGMPEVYVNNKIFNGQTGALLCDGGSNGLGLEYAIDFAPDGVSVAAQLDDDVKDLELAAGYTIYKMNLTNLNGSIGNTMTPHNLMINGKFRDGYTSIGDINVDGKLDVVVTSPGINNEALVYAYTFNSGNPSLIAKAQIPGNDYSGIGMASISRLGKFPTPSILFTRFCKIYSFHYSGSMNLNLDWTITTTDSSGTTGIGAFDLNSDGNQEVIYRDETDFQIFDASTIVPTILFRTPCTSLTILESPLVADLDNTGQAKICVLCGKNRDDNVGKMFIFGSPDSLPGWAPARGIWNQYAYNPLQINDDLTVPRVQKNQATYMNGKYNNFMQQESYVDSNGFVKKPAASLTGKIQCINYDPITKIYTIAFDLFNRKDASAVADSNLAISFFNGDPTVAGTLIGHYYTLRSIYPGDSLLNLEFKFSAGNLSDLFMVINSVRNTPGTFGDQDFLQAECDYTDNISRTIDLPKIENIHAMICKGSSYRFVDTSIVDAGKYYSKLSSVRGCDSLIMILDLTTADTIYINQSIQTCDAYYWNHQTLTQTGIYRFDTINQFGCDSIVNLDLTILKSNATNIRHTACDAYSWNGQTYDTGGIYSYKTKNSFGCDSTVTLELTLHHSDSNRVQIETCNSFVWNGRTYTQSGVYTLDTVNQFGCDSVVQLNLSINSQINKTIVQTSCDNYNWNGRNYSQSGIYADTTQSSKGCDSITTLQLTINKSNSSNTAHTTCDRYVWNGNTYTQSGTYTFQTQNAKGCDSTATLQLTISNSSQSVSNRTSCDEYSWNNVKYTQSGTYPYKTINSSGCDSTATLNLVIHKSDSVLQKQTACETFVWNNVTYTQSGKYIFQTTNQFGCDSIVTLDLNLVPSTKKDTSITICDSIMFLGKNLTSSGNYSFPLTNAAGCDSVVNLNLNVNGQRYINQIASCDSYTWQVNGIKYNRSGIYQEKYTNSSGCDSIYYLELTIHPKYEFTQQAEACKQYRWPLNNQLLTESGLYTIPLKTHQGCDSILSLNLTINEDFEKWDTVFTDTTYIWPVNAQTYEKSGTYQESLRSTVGCDSLHYLYLLIKKNYGIYYPNVIHPGGVNNGFTLFDDGSTIAQITKLSIYDRWGSQVWQQENFTANDPSLGWDGSFKGKAVIPGVYVWHAQLTLQDGSVISWQGEVTVVR; encoded by the coding sequence ATGTCAAAATTTAAAAAGAATTGTAATTTGTTTATCAAGAGATTTTATTTTATTATACTTGGCACGCTTAGTACAACCTTGGCATTCAATCAATCATTGAATTGCAATAATATTGATACAAGCCAATGTTATACAGTTAAACAATATAGGGACACTAAAATTTTTGTGGAAAAGAAAATCGAAAGTGAAGATACCATATTTTTATATCAAATCCCATTTCTTGCTGATTTGGATAAAGATTGTATTCCGGAAATCATACTATTAGATAATAATTATAATGAACTATTATTTATCAATTCCTTAACTGGCAAGAAAAAAAATAAAATTAAGATTCCAGCTTTATTTCCATTTGGTTCAAAGTTTGCATTAGCGGATTTGAATGGGGATGGTGAGTCTGAGATTGTTGTTTTGGCTGCAAATTCAGGGATAAACCCCCAAGCTTATTTTGGCAGACTATTCTGCTTTCGTTTGGATGGCACACAAATGTGGATGTCTGATAAAAGGGTAGATGTATATAAACAATTCCGTGAAATGCCTGGTGGCGCTATAGGCATAGCTGATTTTAATCAGGATGGAATGCCCGAAGTATATGTTAACAATAAAATATTCAATGGACAGACCGGAGCACTTTTATGTGATGGCGGATCAAATGGGCTTGGTTTGGAATATGCGATAGATTTTGCCCCTGATGGGGTATCTGTGGCCGCTCAATTGGATGATGATGTAAAGGATTTGGAATTGGCTGCAGGATATACTATTTACAAAATGAATCTGACAAACCTAAATGGAAGCATAGGCAATACCATGACTCCGCACAATTTAATGATTAACGGAAAGTTTAGAGATGGATATACCTCAATTGGGGATATTAATGTAGATGGTAAACTAGATGTAGTGGTGACTTCTCCTGGTATTAACAATGAAGCACTGGTATATGCCTATACATTCAACTCAGGTAATCCAAGTTTAATTGCAAAAGCACAAATCCCTGGGAATGATTACTCCGGAATAGGAATGGCTTCTATAAGCAGGCTTGGTAAATTCCCAACTCCTTCCATTTTGTTTACAAGATTTTGTAAAATTTATTCTTTTCATTATAGCGGAAGTATGAATTTAAACTTGGATTGGACAATTACAACAACAGATTCTTCCGGAACTACGGGCATTGGAGCATTTGACCTTAATAGTGATGGCAATCAAGAGGTCATATATAGGGATGAGACCGATTTTCAAATATTCGATGCTTCAACTATTGTTCCAACTATTCTCTTTAGAACACCATGCACTTCATTAACCATTTTAGAATCTCCCTTAGTTGCAGATTTAGATAATACTGGACAAGCAAAAATCTGTGTTCTTTGCGGAAAGAATCGAGATGACAATGTAGGCAAAATGTTCATCTTCGGCTCCCCCGACTCCCTCCCAGGATGGGCGCCTGCCAGAGGCATCTGGAATCAATACGCTTACAATCCCCTCCAGATCAACGACGACCTCACTGTGCCACGCGTACAGAAGAATCAGGCAACTTACATGAATGGTAAGTACAACAACTTCATGCAACAAGAATCTTATGTGGATTCTAATGGCTTTGTTAAAAAACCTGCCGCAAGTCTTACCGGAAAGATCCAATGCATAAACTATGATCCCATCACAAAAATTTACACCATTGCTTTTGATTTATTCAATCGCAAGGATGCTTCTGCAGTGGCAGACTCCAATCTGGCGATTTCTTTTTTTAATGGTGATCCTACCGTTGCCGGAACATTGATCGGCCATTATTATACGCTGAGATCCATTTATCCGGGAGACAGTTTGCTGAATCTGGAATTTAAATTTTCTGCCGGCAATCTTTCAGATCTGTTTATGGTGATCAACTCGGTACGCAATACCCCGGGCACTTTTGGAGATCAAGATTTTCTACAGGCAGAATGTGATTACACGGATAATATTTCCCGTACAATTGATCTTCCGAAGATAGAAAATATTCATGCAATGATTTGCAAGGGATCATCTTATCGGTTTGTGGATACGAGTATCGTGGATGCAGGTAAGTATTATAGCAAGCTAAGTTCTGTGAGAGGATGTGATAGTTTAATTATGATATTGGATCTGACGACAGCTGATACCATTTACATCAATCAATCCATTCAAACTTGCGATGCATATTACTGGAACCATCAGACCTTGACACAGACGGGTATTTATCGCTTTGACACCATTAATCAATTTGGTTGCGACAGCATCGTTAACCTGGATCTAACGATCCTTAAATCCAATGCAACAAACATCAGACACACTGCTTGCGATGCATACAGCTGGAATGGACAAACCTACGATACCGGTGGAATCTATTCGTACAAAACAAAAAATAGTTTCGGTTGCGACAGTACCGTAACACTGGAGCTCACTCTTCACCATTCCGATTCCAACCGTGTGCAAATCGAAACATGCAATTCATTTGTTTGGAATGGAAGGACCTATACACAAAGTGGTGTATATACACTCGACACCGTCAATCAATTCGGTTGTGACAGTGTGGTGCAATTAAATCTCAGCATAAATTCTCAGATCAATAAAACCATAGTTCAAACTTCTTGTGATAATTATAATTGGAATGGACGCAATTACAGTCAATCAGGAATTTATGCGGATACGACACAAAGTTCCAAAGGATGCGACAGCATCACTACCCTGCAACTGACCATCAATAAATCCAACAGTTCGAATACGGCGCACACAACTTGCGACCGCTATGTATGGAATGGAAATACTTATACACAAAGTGGTACATATACTTTTCAAACACAGAATGCAAAGGGTTGTGACAGCACTGCTACTTTGCAACTGACTATTTCAAATTCAAGTCAATCGGTAAGCAATCGTACAAGTTGCGATGAATACAGCTGGAACAATGTAAAGTATACACAAAGTGGAACGTATCCATACAAAACAATTAATTCATCGGGCTGTGACAGCACCGCTACACTCAATCTTGTAATTCATAAATCCGACAGTGTACTGCAAAAACAAACAGCCTGCGAGACATTTGTATGGAATAATGTGACCTACACACAATCAGGAAAATATATTTTTCAGACCACCAATCAATTTGGCTGCGACAGCATCGTTACTTTGGATTTAAACCTAGTTCCATCTACCAAAAAAGATACTTCCATTACCATTTGCGACAGCATAATGTTTCTGGGTAAAAATTTAACAAGTTCCGGAAACTATTCCTTTCCACTAACCAATGCGGCGGGTTGTGATTCCGTCGTAAATCTGAATTTGAATGTGAATGGACAACGTTACATAAATCAAATTGCAAGCTGTGATTCCTATACCTGGCAAGTCAATGGAATCAAATATAACCGCTCAGGAATTTATCAGGAAAAATATACAAACAGTTCAGGTTGTGATTCTATTTATTATTTGGAATTAACCATCCATCCGAAGTATGAATTCACACAACAGGCAGAAGCATGTAAACAATACCGGTGGCCACTCAACAATCAATTGCTTACAGAATCTGGCTTGTACACTATTCCACTCAAAACCCATCAAGGCTGTGATTCCATCCTCAGCTTGAATCTTACGATAAATGAAGATTTTGAAAAGTGGGATACGGTTTTCACAGATACGACCTACATCTGGCCCGTCAATGCACAGACCTATGAAAAGTCAGGAACGTATCAAGAGTCCTTACGTTCGACGGTAGGTTGTGATTCGCTCCACTACTTATACCTGCTTATCAAAAAGAATTATGGAATCTACTATCCGAATGTGATCCACCCAGGTGGGGTGAACAATGGATTTACATTATTCGATGATGGATCGACCATTGCGCAGATCACGAAATTATCAATCTACGACCGCTGGGGATCGCAGGTATGGCAACAAGAAAACTTTACAGCCAATGATCCCTCGCTGGGCTGGGACGGCAGCTTTAAGGGCAAAGCAGTCATTCCGGGTGTATATGTATGGCATGCACAATTGACCTTGCAGGATGGATCGGTGATCTCATGGCAGGGAGAGGTGACGGTGGTGAGGTAA